The proteins below are encoded in one region of Streptomyces roseirectus:
- a CDS encoding TIGR03619 family F420-dependent LLM class oxidoreductase: MTAPRMQLVLSENWTMTAGRADLPAVIRWAREAEDAGFDSVMISEHIVLGPDAGAAGVMGNPRDYALPGNQDPRTPWPHSLVLLSAIAAVTDRLRLAASAVIAPLRHPLLLARELGTLDLLSEGRLTVLPNVSWSRDEYAALGVPFSRRGRLLDEHLEIWAKLWGPSPVSHESEHYRFQDVYFEPKAHRPDGPRLCFGGAGMHDAMVRRIVRYGHAFNPLGKVTPEQMRTLATALAAAGRDIADLEMIGSTRAVFPDDTSCADLAQALETVPEQMAQGFTTFCVKPSQFTDDPNGVGAFCREVMRRVESLTA, translated from the coding sequence ATGACCGCTCCCCGCATGCAGCTCGTCCTGAGCGAGAACTGGACCATGACCGCAGGCCGCGCGGACCTGCCGGCCGTGATCCGCTGGGCCCGCGAGGCCGAGGACGCCGGATTCGACTCCGTCATGATCAGCGAACACATCGTGCTCGGCCCCGACGCGGGCGCGGCCGGCGTGATGGGCAACCCCCGCGACTACGCCCTGCCGGGCAACCAGGACCCCCGCACCCCGTGGCCCCACTCGCTCGTGCTGCTCAGCGCGATCGCCGCGGTCACGGATCGCCTGCGGCTCGCCGCGTCGGCGGTCATCGCTCCCCTGCGGCACCCCCTGCTCCTGGCCCGTGAGCTCGGCACCCTCGACCTCCTCTCCGAGGGCCGGCTGACCGTGCTGCCCAACGTCAGCTGGAGCCGGGACGAGTACGCGGCACTCGGCGTCCCGTTCTCCCGGCGCGGCAGGCTCCTCGACGAACACCTGGAGATCTGGGCGAAGTTGTGGGGCCCCTCCCCCGTGTCCCACGAGAGCGAGCACTACCGCTTCCAGGACGTCTACTTCGAGCCCAAGGCACACCGGCCGGACGGCCCCCGGCTGTGCTTCGGCGGCGCGGGCATGCACGACGCGATGGTCCGCAGGATCGTCCGGTACGGCCACGCCTTCAACCCGCTGGGCAAGGTGACGCCCGAGCAGATGCGGACGCTGGCGACCGCCCTGGCCGCCGCGGGCCGCGACATCGCCGACCTGGAGATGATCGGGAGCACCCGCGCCGTCTTCCCCGACGACACCTCCTGCGCCGACCTCGCGCAGGCCCTCGAAACCGTCCCCGAGCAGATGGCCCAGGGGTTCACCACCTTCTGCGTCAAGCCCTCGCAGTTCACCGACGACCCGAACGGGGTGGGCGCGTTCTGCCGCGAGGTGATGCGCCGCGTGGAGTCCCTGACCGCCTGA
- a CDS encoding cytochrome P450, producing MTTETPTAAVTEPMPLADIDLADLDNFTDGITPWRMFHTLRHQDPVHWQPEQAPNSGFWAVTRHADIARVDRDAETFTSTRFVNLEEVDDDQIRTRASILELDGVRHRALRGLLQRQFGASVIGGYTDFLRGLTATTLDAALAKGSFDFVKEVSADFPINVLARLLGVPPQDNQQLIDWGNRIIGNTDPDYADVLLDSAESEQYRHLPFRSPASLEVFEYGRELARQRRGGDGTDLVSKLVNTVPKDGVPLSPQDFDNYFLLLVVAGNETTRHTISHSLLALLQHPEQLARLQEDPSLIPGAVEEFLRWASPVYHFRRTATRDVELGGKQVKEGDKVVMWYASGNRDEDVFGDPYDFDVTRAANDHVTFGKGSPHLCLGNLLARTEIRIMFEEFIPRVAGIRLTGDVPRVRSNFVNGIKKLPVEVTLA from the coding sequence ATGACGACCGAGACCCCGACCGCCGCCGTGACCGAGCCGATGCCGCTGGCGGACATCGACCTCGCCGACCTGGACAACTTCACCGACGGGATCACCCCGTGGCGCATGTTCCACACCCTGCGCCACCAGGACCCGGTGCACTGGCAGCCCGAACAGGCCCCCAACTCCGGCTTCTGGGCGGTGACCCGGCACGCCGACATCGCCCGCGTCGACCGCGACGCCGAGACCTTCACCTCCACGAGGTTCGTCAACCTCGAAGAGGTCGACGACGACCAGATCAGGACCCGCGCCTCCATCCTGGAGCTGGACGGCGTCCGCCACCGCGCCCTGCGCGGCCTGCTCCAGCGCCAGTTCGGCGCGAGCGTCATCGGCGGCTACACCGACTTCCTGCGCGGCCTGACCGCCACCACGCTGGACGCGGCGCTCGCCAAGGGGAGCTTCGACTTCGTCAAGGAGGTCTCCGCCGACTTCCCCATCAACGTCCTCGCCCGCCTCCTCGGCGTACCGCCGCAGGACAACCAGCAGCTCATCGACTGGGGCAACCGCATCATCGGCAACACCGACCCCGACTACGCCGACGTCCTGCTGGACAGCGCGGAGAGCGAGCAGTACCGGCACCTGCCCTTCCGCTCCCCCGCCTCGCTGGAGGTCTTCGAGTACGGCCGTGAGCTGGCCCGGCAGCGGCGCGGCGGCGACGGCACCGACCTGGTGTCGAAGCTGGTGAACACCGTCCCGAAGGACGGTGTGCCGCTCTCGCCGCAGGACTTCGACAACTACTTCCTGCTCCTCGTCGTGGCCGGCAACGAGACCACCCGCCACACGATCTCCCACTCCCTGCTGGCCCTCCTCCAGCACCCCGAGCAGTTGGCCCGCCTCCAGGAGGACCCGTCCCTGATCCCCGGCGCGGTGGAGGAGTTCCTGCGCTGGGCCTCCCCCGTCTACCACTTCCGCCGCACCGCGACCCGCGACGTCGAACTGGGCGGCAAGCAGGTCAAGGAGGGCGACAAGGTCGTCATGTGGTACGCCTCCGGCAACCGCGACGAGGACGTCTTCGGCGATCCGTACGACTTCGACGTCACCCGCGCCGCCAACGACCACGTCACCTTCGGCAAGGGCAGCCCCCACCTGTGCCTGGGCAACCTCCTCGCCCGCACCGAGATCCGCATCATGTTCGAGGAGTTCATCCCGCGCGTCGCCGGCATCCGGCTGACCGGCGACGTCCCGCGCGTGCGCTCCAACTTCGTCAACGGCATCAAGAAACTGCCGGTCGAGGTCACGCTCGCCTGA